The proteins below are encoded in one region of Williamsoniiplasma luminosum:
- a CDS encoding inorganic diphosphatase: MSKNVIPMIVEIPKGSSNKYEVDGVSGKIKLDRVLYGANFYPGEYGMVENTLDWDGDPLDVISLCTYPTLPGVEVDVRILGSIKMIDAGEIDTKLFGVFNDDPRFKSYEKLSDVPQHLRDEIENFFLQYKALQKKTVVINGWGDQKEALHELEECKERFVEYKDRLAKGQRDMILEEWKAKGLGQG, translated from the coding sequence ATGAGTAAAAATGTTATTCCAATGATTGTTGAAATTCCTAAAGGTTCATCAAATAAATATGAAGTTGATGGAGTGAGTGGAAAAATTAAATTAGATCGTGTTTTATATGGGGCAAACTTCTATCCAGGAGAATATGGAATGGTTGAAAATACCTTAGATTGAGATGGTGATCCATTAGATGTAATCAGTTTATGTACTTACCCAACTCTACCAGGTGTTGAAGTTGATGTGCGTATTTTAGGTTCAATTAAAATGATTGATGCTGGAGAAATTGACACAAAATTATTTGGTGTTTTTAATGATGATCCAAGATTTAAATCATACGAAAAATTAAGTGATGTTCCACAACATTTACGTGATGAAATTGAAAATTTCTTCTTGCAATACAAAGCATTGCAAAAGAAAACAGTTGTGATCAATGGTTGAGGTGATCAAAAAGAAGCTTTACATGAATTAGAAGAATGTAAAGAAAGATTTGTTGAATACAAAGACCGTTTAGCAAAAGGCCAAAGAGATATGATTCTTGAAGAATGAAAAGCTAAAGGTTTAGGACAAGGTTAA
- a CDS encoding YebC/PmpR family DNA-binding transcriptional regulator yields MGRAHEVRAASMAKTAAKKASANGRAAKEIYMAAKAGGSDPTANLALRSLIDKAKQNQIPSDVIQRAIKRAQGGDAENYVTNRYEALGPGGSALIIEALTSNVNRAAANIREVLNKNHGNPEGKVLFGFKDSSVFAFEGYEIDAVLEILMVNDVEVDDVEVDEGVVFVYAPFKEFAHAKKVLDELGVKEYLVAETKMISINTNIKLSEIDNDQLKILLDKLEELEDVQNIYHNVDL; encoded by the coding sequence ATGGGAAGAGCACACGAAGTTCGGGCAGCGTCAATGGCTAAAACTGCTGCTAAAAAAGCATCAGCAAATGGTCGAGCAGCGAAAGAAATTTATATGGCGGCAAAAGCTGGAGGAAGTGATCCAACAGCCAATTTGGCGTTACGTTCATTAATTGATAAAGCTAAGCAAAATCAAATTCCAAGTGATGTAATCCAACGAGCAATTAAACGTGCTCAAGGTGGAGATGCTGAAAACTATGTGACTAATCGCTATGAAGCACTAGGACCTGGTGGTAGTGCATTAATTATTGAAGCATTAACTTCAAATGTTAATCGTGCCGCTGCCAATATTCGTGAAGTTCTAAATAAGAACCATGGAAACCCAGAAGGGAAAGTTTTATTTGGATTTAAAGACAGTTCTGTTTTTGCTTTTGAAGGTTATGAAATTGATGCGGTACTTGAAATTTTAATGGTTAATGATGTTGAAGTCGATGATGTTGAAGTCGATGAAGGTGTGGTTTTCGTTTATGCTCCATTCAAAGAATTTGCTCATGCAAAAAAAGTTTTGGATGAATTAGGAGTTAAAGAATATTTGGTTGCAGAAACAAAAATGATCTCAATTAATACAAACATTAAGTTGTCTGAAATTGACAACGATCAATTGAAAATTTTATTAGATAAACTTGAAGAATTAGAAGATGTGCAAAACATTTATCACAATGTTGATTTATAG
- a CDS encoding YwaF family protein yields MNHLAEYIVALLVSVILMGSLFVFHKFWAKTTKTYWVRIVIITWMLVVQISFYVTQDIFNKAKPSTFMYWELCNILAWTSIFLMIFPTKLQLDFFMPLAIIGPGLTIFVPVGEGYSFSSFWYYQFYLGHLITLFAYFYIYLFGYTKSQFNWTMIRRSYTFAFFLLTFVMIWNMAYVPNGHNPLEPVPSGESSGSYWGPNYIFGQIINNMGLGYLSLLVQYFLMILVFGPVLLIVSWIILYFTRPIYANCGTEKIKFNLCEDILDVKTIFTKQNLKTICKNLIAKIKV; encoded by the coding sequence ATGAATCATTTAGCAGAATATATTGTCGCTCTATTAGTGAGTGTTATTTTAATGGGATCACTTTTTGTTTTTCATAAATTTTGAGCAAAAACAACCAAAACATATTGAGTCAGAATCGTAATTATTACTTGAATGTTAGTGGTGCAAATTTCGTTTTATGTCACACAAGACATCTTTAACAAAGCTAAACCAAGTACTTTTATGTATTGAGAATTATGTAATATTCTCGCTTGGACCTCAATCTTTTTAATGATTTTTCCAACTAAATTACAATTAGATTTTTTTATGCCTTTGGCCATTATTGGCCCTGGTTTAACAATTTTTGTTCCGGTTGGTGAGGGTTATAGTTTTAGTTCTTTTTGGTATTATCAATTTTATTTAGGACATTTAATAACTCTTTTTGCCTATTTTTACATCTACTTATTTGGTTATACCAAATCTCAATTCAATTGAACAATGATTAGAAGATCTTATACTTTTGCTTTCTTCTTATTAACATTTGTGATGATTTGAAATATGGCTTATGTCCCAAATGGACATAACCCACTTGAACCAGTTCCAAGTGGAGAGTCAAGTGGAAGTTATTGAGGACCAAACTATATTTTTGGTCAAATCATCAATAATATGGGTCTAGGTTATCTAAGTTTATTAGTTCAATACTTCTTAATGATTTTAGTGTTTGGTCCAGTTTTGTTAATTGTGAGTTGAATTATTTTATATTTCACCAGACCGATTTATGCGAATTGCGGAACTGAAAAAATTAAGTTCAATCTTTGTGAAGATATTTTGGATGTGAAAACAATTTTTACTAAACAAAATTTAAAAACCATTTGCAAAAACTTGATTGCTAAAATTAAAGTTTAA
- a CDS encoding PTS-dependent dihydroxyacetone kinase phosphotransferase subunit DhaM has protein sequence MVDILVVSHSEDLAKSAIELLSEMKTEDFQLTYYGGIFDQNQKVFGSDPTLIAEKIEKTYHKNDLLIICDLGSSYMNSEMALSFLPSEIEKHILIHHGPFFESLLIAIVNNQEHFTGQQLSELISLETKQMY, from the coding sequence ATGGTTGATATTTTAGTAGTATCTCATTCTGAGGATTTAGCAAAATCAGCAATTGAATTATTAAGTGAAATGAAAACCGAAGATTTTCAATTAACTTATTATGGTGGAATTTTCGATCAGAACCAAAAAGTTTTTGGTTCTGATCCAACGCTAATTGCTGAAAAAATTGAAAAAACTTATCATAAAAATGATCTTTTAATTATTTGTGATTTAGGTTCTTCATATATGAATAGTGAAATGGCACTTTCATTTTTACCAAGTGAAATTGAAAAACACATTTTAATTCATCATGGGCCCTTTTTCGAAAGTTTACTAATCGCTATTGTTAATAATCAAGAACATTTTACAGGTCAACAATTAAGTGAATTGATTAGTTTAGAAACAAAACAAATGTATTAA
- the dhaL gene encoding dihydroxyacetone kinase subunit DhaL, whose translation MNYISVIKKILDKLDEHKSLLNDLDQAIGDGDHGTNMVRGFQAVVDDEQNLKDLEPSVLFKKIALILMSKIGGSSGPLIGTFFINLGKTWTGLSQTEIAHAFHAGAMSLQQFGKAELGEKTMVDALNPAVDALSNNVNLPMKAFFEQGYLAAKIGAINTKEMVAKKGRASYLGPRSVGHVDPGAQSIAFIFEALYEVV comes from the coding sequence ATGAATTATATAAGTGTTATTAAAAAAATATTGGATAAATTAGATGAGCACAAAAGCTTACTTAATGACCTTGATCAAGCAATTGGTGATGGAGATCATGGAACAAATATGGTGAGAGGTTTTCAAGCCGTTGTTGATGATGAACAAAACCTTAAAGATCTTGAACCAAGTGTTTTATTCAAAAAAATTGCCTTAATTTTAATGTCAAAAATTGGTGGTAGTTCAGGACCTTTAATTGGAACCTTTTTCATCAATTTAGGTAAAACTTGAACAGGTCTATCACAAACTGAAATTGCTCATGCATTTCATGCTGGGGCGATGAGTTTACAACAATTTGGTAAAGCAGAACTTGGTGAAAAAACAATGGTTGATGCATTAAATCCAGCTGTTGATGCTCTATCAAATAATGTTAATCTACCAATGAAAGCGTTTTTTGAACAAGGATATCTTGCAGCTAAAATTGGTGCTATAAACACTAAAGAAATGGTTGCTAAAAAAGGGCGAGCATCATATCTTGGACCCAGATCTGTTGGTCATGTTGATCCAGGTGCGCAATCAATCGCTTTTATTTTTGAAGCACTTTATGAGGTAGTGTAA
- the dhaK gene encoding dihydroxyacetone kinase subunit DhaK has product MKKFINKIDDIVTEVIEGLVLANPEILSNIPDSKVITRKSINKNKVALISGGGSGHEPAHAGFVGTGMLDAAVFGEIFTSPGPDRIYDAIKTVVGKPGGLILVKNYTGDVMNFEIAADMAKDEGINLETVIINDDIALENSTSTTGKRGIIGTIFVHKIAGAAAEAGLNLQEVKRIAQKAIDNIASFGVSLSGCTVPASGKPGLIVPDGEMEVGLGIHGEPGLHREKQKTADESAEIIMQHIDQYLNLKKGDEVGLIVNGLGGTPMMELNILARKAIKILQAKEIKIIKSFVGNYMTAIDMVGFSFSVIKLDAELKKFLKAKVVTTAMVGME; this is encoded by the coding sequence ATGAAAAAATTTATTAACAAAATTGATGATATTGTAACTGAAGTAATTGAAGGTTTGGTTTTGGCTAACCCTGAAATCCTAAGTAACATACCAGATTCAAAAGTAATTACACGTAAAAGCATCAACAAAAATAAGGTTGCACTTATTTCTGGAGGAGGTTCAGGACATGAGCCAGCTCATGCAGGATTTGTTGGGACTGGTATGCTTGATGCTGCTGTTTTTGGGGAAATATTTACATCCCCAGGACCAGATCGTATTTATGATGCAATCAAAACCGTTGTTGGAAAACCTGGTGGGTTAATACTTGTGAAAAATTATACAGGTGATGTCATGAATTTTGAAATTGCAGCAGATATGGCAAAAGATGAAGGAATTAATCTCGAAACAGTAATCATCAATGATGATATTGCTTTGGAAAATTCAACATCAACAACCGGAAAACGCGGAATTATTGGAACAATTTTTGTTCACAAAATTGCTGGAGCAGCTGCTGAAGCTGGTTTGAATTTACAAGAAGTTAAACGCATTGCTCAAAAAGCTATTGATAACATCGCATCATTTGGTGTGAGTTTAAGTGGATGTACAGTTCCAGCTAGTGGTAAACCAGGATTAATTGTTCCGGATGGAGAAATGGAAGTTGGTCTAGGAATTCATGGTGAACCTGGGTTGCATCGTGAAAAACAGAAAACTGCAGATGAATCTGCAGAAATCATTATGCAACATATCGATCAATATTTAAACCTTAAAAAAGGAGATGAAGTTGGATTAATTGTCAATGGACTTGGTGGAACACCAATGATGGAATTAAATATTCTTGCCAGAAAAGCGATCAAAATTTTACAAGCAAAAGAAATTAAAATTATCAAGTCATTTGTTGGTAATTATATGACTGCAATTGACATGGTTGGTTTTTCATTTTCAGTGATCAAATTAGATGCTGAATTGAAAAAATTCTTAAAAGCAAAAGTTGTAACAACCGCAATGGTTGGAATGGAATAA
- the dhaK gene encoding dihydroxyacetone kinase subunit DhaK: MKKFINKIEDIVTEVIDGLVLANPEILSHVPNTKVITRKNINKNKVAVISGGGSGHEPSHGGFVGIGMLDAAVFGEVFTSPGPDRIYDGIQAVVGKPGGLLLVKNYTGDTMNFAMAEQMAKDDGYNIETVIINDDIALVNSDSTTGKRGIIGTLFVQKIAGAAAESGLDLQEVKRIAQKAVDNTASFGISLSGSTVPANGKPGFIVPDGEMEVGLGNHGEPGLRREKQKSADESAEMIMKNIDQYLNLKKGDEVALIVNGLGGTPMMELNILARKAIKILQAKEVKIFKSFVGVYITAIDMAGFSFSVIRLDDELKKFLKAKVITSSLVGIE, translated from the coding sequence ATGAAGAAATTCATTAATAAAATTGAGGACATTGTCACTGAAGTAATTGATGGATTAGTGCTAGCTAATCCCGAAATTTTAAGTCATGTCCCAAATACAAAAGTTATTACAAGAAAAAATATTAATAAAAACAAAGTCGCAGTTATTTCAGGTGGAGGTTCAGGACACGAACCTTCTCATGGTGGATTTGTCGGAATCGGAATGTTAGATGCCGCTGTTTTTGGTGAAGTATTTACATCCCCGGGTCCAGATCGAATTTATGATGGAATTCAAGCTGTTGTTGGAAAACCTGGTGGTTTATTATTGGTTAAAAATTATACTGGTGATACCATGAATTTTGCCATGGCAGAACAAATGGCCAAAGATGATGGGTATAATATCGAAACAGTAATCATCAATGATGATATCGCTTTAGTAAATTCTGATTCAACAACTGGAAAACGCGGAATTATCGGAACACTTTTTGTGCAAAAAATTGCTGGAGCAGCTGCTGAATCTGGTTTAGATTTACAAGAAGTTAAACGTATTGCTCAAAAAGCTGTTGATAATACAGCTTCATTTGGAATTAGTTTAAGTGGTTCAACAGTCCCAGCAAACGGCAAACCTGGTTTTATTGTTCCAGATGGAGAAATGGAAGTTGGTTTAGGAAATCATGGCGAACCTGGACTGCGTCGTGAAAAACAAAAATCTGCAGATGAATCTGCAGAGATGATTATGAAAAATATTGATCAATATTTAAATCTAAAAAAAGGTGATGAAGTCGCTTTGATTGTCAACGGACTTGGTGGAACACCAATGATGGAATTAAATATTCTTGCTAGAAAAGCCATCAAAATTTTACAAGCAAAAGAAGTTAAAATTTTTAAATCATTTGTTGGAGTTTATATTACTGCTATTGATATGGCTGGATTCTCATTTTCAGTCATTCGATTAGATGATGAATTAAAAAAATTCTTAAAAGCAAAAGTTATCACAAGTTCATTGGTTGGGATTGAATAA
- a CDS encoding AEC family transporter — MNFQKLIEATFQNFAFWSVLLAAIVIIGVGYFIEKKKIIASGWEKVLSRIDLVIAIPALALNSFMVDTKGIEIGEILIIILIGFVFYVPMTFLAKYFFLKSNMSRTLSLSMVVVLPAGLFFGFPILNAAFSSAQDQKVIGIITSVFQISFWIFLATAAQHFFQKPIIEKTDNLAVAHERKYKFTWNWKSIKPFISNPVLGASLIGFTLWIFQLIPGIDFVPSLADPSKYVSITRFDQYIPGFDKILKLISALAAPLAWLAIGVTIGKVVWKVALKQKIVWYAVGLKNILVPFIFFLITAFFAWIGKASGGYRITIMSYMAIMSIIASPTATALVSYAILNKREPELVSQSISFSILFSFISLPLWMVFGTSLALEMNVFLA, encoded by the coding sequence AAAGAAAAAAATCATCGCCAGTGGGTGAGAAAAGGTTTTAAGTCGAATTGATTTAGTTATTGCCATCCCAGCTTTAGCTTTAAATAGTTTTATGGTTGATACCAAAGGAATTGAAATTGGAGAAATCTTAATCATCATTTTGATTGGTTTTGTCTTTTATGTTCCAATGACATTTTTAGCAAAATATTTCTTTTTAAAATCGAATATGTCCAGAACCTTGAGTTTAAGTATGGTTGTGGTGCTTCCAGCTGGTTTATTTTTTGGATTTCCAATTTTAAATGCAGCATTTTCAAGTGCCCAAGATCAAAAAGTGATTGGAATTATCACTAGTGTCTTTCAAATTTCATTTTGAATCTTTTTAGCAACTGCTGCTCAACACTTTTTTCAAAAACCAATTATTGAAAAAACTGATAATCTAGCAGTTGCTCATGAAAGAAAATATAAATTTACTTGAAATTGAAAATCAATCAAGCCATTTATTAGTAACCCAGTTTTAGGAGCATCATTAATTGGATTTACATTATGGATTTTCCAATTAATTCCAGGAATTGATTTTGTTCCGAGTTTAGCTGACCCAAGCAAATATGTTTCGATCACTAGATTTGATCAATACATTCCAGGATTTGACAAAATTTTAAAATTAATTAGTGCTCTAGCTGCTCCACTTGCTTGATTAGCAATTGGAGTAACAATTGGTAAAGTTGTTTGAAAAGTTGCTTTAAAACAAAAAATAGTTTGATATGCAGTGGGATTAAAAAACATCTTAGTACCATTTATTTTCTTCTTGATCACTGCATTCTTTGCATGAATCGGAAAAGCGAGTGGAGGATATAGAATTACTATTATGTCTTATATGGCAATCATGTCGATCATTGCTTCTCCAACAGCCACCGCGCTAGTTAGTTATGCAATTTTAAACAAACGAGAACCTGAATTAGTCTCTCAAAGTATTTCATTTTCAATTCTATTCTCATTTATAAGTCTTCCTTTATGGATGGTTTTTGGGACAAGTTTAGCACTTGAAATGAATGTTTTCTTAGCATAA